One Sulfoacidibacillus ferrooxidans genomic window, GTCGTAGTTTATTGCGGATCGGGTGTTAGTGCTTGCGCAGATATTCTAGCTTTGCACGTGGCAGGGATAGAAGCAAAATTATACCCAGGCAGTTGGAGCGATTGGTGTTCTTTCGAAGATAGTCCAATTGCGCGAGGTTAGAATAGAAGATAGCCCCACATCCTAGAAGGTGAGGGGCTATCTTAGAAAACTCCTGCATAAAGTTTACATTGTGAGGCTTATGCTTCAGAGTCTTCAACGCGAATAGATTTCATGCGATCTCCTTGATGGATCTGATCAATGTAGTCTTCCCCTGAGAGGATCTCACCAAAAACAGTATGTACTCCATCTAAGTGAGCCGTGCTTTTGCGATCGTGAACCACAAAAAACTGTGAACCACCTGTGTCTTTACCAGCATGGGCCATAGATAGTACGCCTCTTTTATGTTTGAGGGGATTTCCTTGTGTTTCACATTTAATCGTATATCCTGGACCACCTGAGCCATTGCCAACTGGACAACCGCCTTGGCTTACAAATCCCGGGATCACGCGGTGAAAAGTGAGTCCATCATAAAAATTGGAGTTAGATAATTTCTCAAAATTAGCTACAGTGCCTGGGGCGTGTTGGGGATACAATTCAAACTCTAAAACGTTCCCGTTTTCCATCGTTAAGATTGCTTTTTTCATTTGCACATTCTCCTTT contains:
- a CDS encoding peptidylprolyl isomerase → MKKAILTMENGNVLEFELYPQHAPGTVANFEKLSNSNFYDGLTFHRVIPGFVSQGGCPVGNGSGGPGYTIKCETQGNPLKHKRGVLSMAHAGKDTGGSQFFVVHDRKSTAHLDGVHTVFGEILSGEDYIDQIHQGDRMKSIRVEDSEA